A genomic stretch from Theobroma cacao cultivar B97-61/B2 chromosome 4, Criollo_cocoa_genome_V2, whole genome shotgun sequence includes:
- the LOC18603138 gene encoding pentatricopeptide repeat-containing protein At1g12300, mitochondrial, which produces MLLKSKAYTNHAVQGTTKPLSSLSSLFTKDPRQNSSQKPKPRFQNPEKGHLSSPKEFEYFVRHQCKSGKINLNDAVTYFDRLTYEGIKPNLYTLSILMRCCQLRQINCGFCVFGEIIKRGFEPDLVTVSILLKGLCANGKGLDAVQVFDKMRESGFQGDGVTFGILINGLCKIREPALGLELHRKMEESNYEGTLVTYSMIIDAFCKDGMVDEAVGLFLEMVSKGITPDVVVYGSLIDGLCRLGRLKEAVNFFDEMVSGGLTADLVMYNSLIHGFCQAGMLEEATKIFNLMVRKGISPDVVTFTILIDCLCKEGKMGEAQGILDLMIQQGKEPDIRTYNSLISGFCSTGQLDEATKLFGLIADQGLDLDAFSYNIMINGYCKSWKIDEAFQLFQKMHDKGIKPTTVTYNTLIGALCQARRVSTAQKMFNEMHVYGQFPILSTYTVMLDGLCKNGHIEEAMDLFHSLESTEYKPGVEFFSILIDGMCKAGRLEEARKMFIEISEKGLVPDVVTYNIMFSGLCRKGMSLEADKLLTEMEEKGCLPDSISFNIIIHGLLRDKEVQRAMNRLEEMRRRNFSPDEAVTSKLLRLAMKDTKCHAALQSLPVPDVI; this is translated from the exons ATGTTGCTCAAGAGTAAAGCTTATACGAACCATGCTGTTCAAGGAACCACTAAACCCCTTAGCTCTCTCTCCTCTCTATTCACCAAAGACCCTCGTCAAAATTCTTCACAAAAACCCAAACCCAGATTTCAAAACCCAGAAAAAGGCCACCTTTCGAGTCCCAAAGAGTTCGAGTATTTCGTCAGGCATCAGTGTAAATCAGGTAAAATCAACCTCAATGATGCAGTCACCTACTTTGACAG GTTGACTTATGAAGGAATTAAGCCAAATTTGTATACTTTAAGCATTTTGATGAGATGTTGTCAATTAAGGCAAATAAATTGTGGGTTTTGTGTTtttggtgagattataaagaGGGGATTCGAGCCGGATTTAGTTACTGTTAGTATTTTGTTGAAGGGTCTGTGTGCGAATGGTAAGGGTTTAGATGCAGTTCAAGTTTTTGATAAAATGCGTGAAAGTGGATTCCAAGGGGATGGTGTTACGTTTGGGATTCTTATTAATGGCCTTTGTAAGATTCGGGAGCCAGCTTTGGGTCTTGAATTGCATAGGAAGATGGAAGAGAGCAACTATGAGGGGACTTTGGTTACATATAGTATGATTATTGATGCTTTTTGTAAAGATGGGATGGTTGATGAGGCAGTGGGTTTGTTTTTGGAAATGGTTTCGAAAGGAATTACTCCTGATGTTGTTGTTTATGGTTCTTTGATCGATGGGTTGTGTCGTTTAGGCAGGTTGAAAGAAGctgttaatttttttgatgaaatggtTAGTGGAGGACTTACTGCAGATTTGGTCATGTATAACTCTTTGATTCATGGTTTTTGCCAAGccggaatgttggaagaagctacaaaaattttcaacttgaTGGTTCGAAAGGGGATTTCTCCAGATGTAGTAACCTTCACAATTTTGATAGATTGTTTATGCAAAGAAGGGAAGATGGGAGAAGCTCAGGGGATACTTGATCTGATGATTCAACAGGGGAAAGAGCCAGACATACGAACTTATAATTCACTAATAAGTGGATTCTGTTCAACAGGTCAGTTAGATGAGGCAACAAAACTTTTTGGGTTGATAGCTGATCAAGGTCTTGACCTCGATGCTTTTAGCTACAATATAATGATTAATGGCTATTGCAAGAGTTGGAAGATTGATGAAGCTTTTCAACTGTTTCAAAAAATGCATGACAAGGGAATTAAGCCCACTACAGTGACTTACAACACGCTTATAGGAGCACTTTGCCAGGCAAGGCGAGTTAGCACTGCACAAAAGATGTTCAACGAGATGCATGTTTATGGTCAATTTCCAATATTATCTACATATACTGTCATGTTGGATGGGCTATGCAAAAATGGCCATATTGAGGAGGCAATGGATCTGTTTCATTCCCTTGAAAGTACTGAGTACAAACCTGGTGTTGAGTTTTTCAGCATACTTATTGATGGAATGTGTAAAGCTGGAAGATTGGAAGAAGCTAGGAAAATGTTCATTGAAATCTCTGAGAAAGGTTTGGTTCCTGATGTTGTGACATATAACATAATGTTCAGCGGCCTCTGCAGGAAAGGAATGTCATTGGAGGctgataaattgctaacggaGATGGAAGAAAAAGGTTGTTTGCCAGACTCCATCTCATTTAATATCATTATTCATGGACTTCTACGGGACAAGGAGGTCCAAAGAGCAATGAATCGTTTAGAAGAAATGCGTAGAAGGAATTTCTCACCAGATGAAGCAGTCACTTCAAAGCTGCTACGCCTTGCCATGAAGGATACAAAATGTCATGCAGCCCTTCAGTCACTTCCAGTTCCAGATGTTATCTGA